The following proteins are co-located in the Paenibacillus sp. FSL H8-0079 genome:
- a CDS encoding YwiC-like family protein gives MKTNTHTIVIPHEHGGWAMVSVPFLVGMIASGPHWLHVPLFVAWLGLYLTAYPLLQSLKRNANRHRLYKWAAIYGTVALICLIPPVLGQTSLLFFGPVLGGLLLVNIWHVRHKVERSLTNDLCAMLMFSLGGAAAYLIGSGHWDYRMAIVVLFSFLHFTGSTFFVKSVFRERTNKRWLMLTRLVHILLILIPIVIGYPWMSLAYVYSAVRSFIYAGRTLRPMKVGIIEIIGAVQFLLWSILL, from the coding sequence GTGAAAACCAATACGCATACAATCGTTATCCCTCATGAACATGGCGGCTGGGCCATGGTTAGTGTACCTTTTCTGGTAGGTATGATTGCAAGTGGGCCGCACTGGCTGCATGTGCCATTATTTGTAGCCTGGCTTGGACTATATCTAACCGCGTATCCGTTACTGCAGTCTTTGAAAAGAAATGCTAATCGACATCGCTTATACAAGTGGGCTGCAATCTACGGTACAGTGGCTCTAATCTGTCTAATCCCACCCGTTCTGGGTCAGACCTCACTACTATTCTTTGGTCCGGTTCTGGGCGGACTGTTGCTCGTGAACATCTGGCATGTAAGACACAAAGTAGAACGCTCGCTTACCAATGATCTGTGTGCCATGCTGATGTTCTCTCTAGGGGGAGCGGCTGCTTATCTCATTGGAAGTGGCCACTGGGACTATAGAATGGCAATCGTAGTTTTGTTTTCTTTCTTACATTTTACAGGAAGTACGTTCTTTGTGAAATCGGTCTTTCGAGAGCGGACGAATAAGCGTTGGCTGATGCTAACTCGTCTGGTACATATCCTTCTAATTCTCATACCGATCGTGATCGGATATCCTTGGATGTCTTTGGCGTATGTCTACTCCGCTGTGCGTAGCTTCATATATGCAGGCAGAACACTGCGCCCTATGAAGGTCGGGATTATTGAAATTATTGGAGCCGTGCAGTTCCTGCTCTGGTCTATTCTGTTGTAA